From Amycolatopsis sp. WQ 127309:
GCGCCCGGCTGGTCCGGACGTCGGCGACCACCGCGAGCCTCGTCCTCGTCTTCCACCACATCATCTGGGACGAAGGCTCCCTCGCCGTGCTCGACCGGGAGCTGCGCGAGTACTACACCGCGCTGCTCGACGACCGCTCGCCGCGCCTGCCGGACCTCGCGATCCAGTACGCCGACTACGCGAACTGGTTGCGGGACAACGGCATCGCCGAGTCCCAGCTCGGCTACTGGGCCGAGCACCTGCGCGGCGTCCCGGACCGCCCGGCCCTCGTGCCCGACCACCCGCGTCCCGTCGAACCCGCGCAGCGCTGCGGCTACCACCGCTTCGCCTTCGACGCCGACCTCGCCCAGGCCGTCCGGGAGTTCGCGCGGGACGCCGACGCCACGCCGTTCATGGTGCTGCTCGCCGGGCTCGTGCTCGCCGTGCACCGCACCGGCGGCGCGGACGACCTCGTGGTCGGCACCCCGGTCAGCGTCCGCGAGCGCCCGGAGCTGGACGCCCTCATCGGCTACTTCATCACGCTCGTCCCGCTGCGGTTCCGGATCGAGCACGACGTGACCCTGCGGGAGGTCCTCGAGCACGTCCGCGGCGTCGCCCTCGACGGCTACCGCCACCAGGACGTCCCCCTCGAAGACATCACCGGCCGGGTGCTGGGGGAGCGCTCCGGCGACCGGAACCCGCTGTTCCAGCTGGTCTTCGAGATGCACACCGCCGACCCGAGCCCCGAGCCGTTCGGGCCGGCCGCGGTGGAACGCAGGCTGCACGTCAACGAGCTGTCCCGCTTCGACCTGTCGTGGTCGGTCGAGGACGACGGCACCGGCTTCACCGGCCGGATCGAGTACGACACCGACCTGTTCGACGCCGCGACCCTCGCCGCCCTCGGCGCGCGGTGGCGGACGGCGGTGGCCGACCTGGTCACCGACCCGGACGTGCCGCTCCACGAGGACGTCACGCCGGCCGGCCTCGACGTCCCGGTGCACGAGCTGTTCGAGCACCAGGCCACCCGGACCCCGGACGCGGTCGCGCTGATCTCCGGCGACGCCGCGCTGACCTACGCCGAGCTGAACGCACGGGCCAACCGCGTCGCGAGGCGCCTGCGCACCCACGGCGTGACCGAGGGCGACGTGGTCGCCGTCCTGATCGACCGCGACGCCGACCTGGTCGTCGCGCTGCTGGGCGTGCTGAAGGCCGGTGCCGGTTACACGCTGCTGGACCCGGAACTGCCCGAAGCCCGGCGCGCGGACGCCGTCAAGGCGGTCGACGCCCGGCTGGTCGTGGACCGCGAGTTCGTGGCGTCCGCCGACGGCCCCGACGACGACCTCGGCCTCCCCGTCAGCGCCGACGCCGTCGCCTGCGTGATGTTCACGTCCGGGTCCACCGGCCGGCCGAAGGGCGTCGCGGCGTCGCACCGCGCCCTGGCCGGGACGTACCTGGAGCAGGACTACGCGCTCTTCGCGCCCGGCGAGGTGTGGCTGCAGTGCTCGCCGGTGTCGTGGGACGCCTTCGGCCTGGAGGTCTACGGCCCGCTGCTGTTCGGCGGTACCTGCGTGCTGCACCCCGGCCAGCGGCCGGACCCGGAGACGATGACCGCGCTCGTCGCCCGCCACGGCGTCACGCAGCTGCAGCTGTCGGCCAGCCTGTTCAACTTCCTCGTCGACGAGTTCCCCGCCGTCTTCGCCGGCCTGCGCGTGGTCTTCACCGGCGGCGAGCGCGCCTCGGTGCCGCACGTGGCGCGGCTGGCCGGGCGGTACCCGCACGTGCGGATCGTCAACGGCTACGGCCCGGTCGAGAGCATGGGCTTCACCACCTGCCACGTCGTCGGCCCCGCCGACCTGGCCGCGCCGGCGCTCCCCATCGGCGTCCCCGTGGCGCACAAGGACATCCGCGTGCTCGACGACCACTTCCGGCCGTCCGCCGCGGGCGAGCTGTACGCGACCGGCGCCGGGCTGGCCCTCGGGTACGCCGGGCAGCCGGGCCTCACCGCGGACCGGTTCCTGCCCGACCCGCTCGGCCCGCCGGGTTCGCGGATGTACCGCACCGGTGACGTCGGCGGCCGCACCCCGGACGGCACGCTGACCATCACCGGCCGCGCCGACGACCAGGTGAAGATCCGCGGCTTCCGCGTCGAGCCCGGTGAGGTCGCCGCCGCGCTGGCCCACCACCCGGGTGTCAGGGACAGCGCCGTCGTCGCCCACGACGGCCGGCTCGCCGCCTACGTCGTCGCGCGGGACACCCCGCCCGGGTACCAGGACGTCTGCGACCACCTCGCGACGCTGCTGCCGGACTACATGATCCCCGAGAGCGTCACGGTCCTGGACGCGCTTCCGTTGACCCCCAACGGAAAGATCGACCGCGCCGCGCTTCCGGCACCGGCACCGGTCGCCTCCGAGGCGCCGGCGGAACCGGCCGTCACCGCGGCCGAGCAGCTGGTCGCGGCGGTCTGGGCCGAGGTGCTCGGGCTCGACGCGGTCGGCGTCGACGACAGCTTCTTCCGGCTCGGCGGCAACTCCCTGGCCGCCGTCCGCGTGGCCCTGCGGCTGTCGGCCGAGACCGGCACCCGCGTCGCGCCGCGGCTGGTGTTCGCGGCCCGGACCGTCCGGGCCCTGGCGCAGCGGCTGGAGGTGCGGGCATGACCGGCCGCACCGCCCCGGTTTCCGCGCTCCAGCGCGGAATGT
This genomic window contains:
- a CDS encoding non-ribosomal peptide synthetase, with the translated sequence MSVQDEKPAVTIDSFDLGELTGPPVAVPVRIARIAARWPGRPALRSGDRVLTYGRLDELTADLAGRLAAAGVLPGDVVAVRSTGRFDQVTGLLAVWRAGAVHLALDPVAPAGRNERLTALAGAHLILDGGDLLDTERADGLPDPAAPMNRGEGAAVTMGAGGPPDPAAPMSRGEGAATSDRTGGLLDPAAPANRTEGATVTIGADGPPDPAAPTHRRTAPDLPVTGDRLAYLIHTSGTTGEPKAVAVAHGPLAAHVEAVSARFGLRADDVVLHFARSTVDVAVEQITTALTVGACLVVPEAKLLSADEFWQLLDAERVTVANVAAGYFHDLVASMKSVPKTLRTMVSGSDRLSPAAAAAWTERTGVRLLNAYGPTETVITSTVHEVRPGRPVTVGTPVGDRVAHLLDDRLRPVDEGELYLGGSLLATGYLGDGGRTAERFLPDPVTGGRMYRTGDRARRTADGELEFLGRADDQVKIRGFRVEPGEVENALAKHPAVTACAVVPRESANGTQLAAYVVTRQTLEYPELRDFLAQSLPDHLIPASLTPLGHLPLTTAGKVDRAALPEPARAETGHRAPRTPDEQLLAAIWADVLGVPRVGLDDNFFHLGGDSLTAVRVAGRVLEVFGPVSPYQIFDAPTLAAFAAAMHDGAGDDRPSPVRASASEAPLSRFQRGLWLLDAWQPGTSTYNVPWVFDFTGPLDAALLNRALQQVVDRHEALRTTFEVAGTLPRQVIHPHLEVPFTVTAASDAAEFIAADARTPFDLETGPLLRARLVRTSATTASLVLVFHHIIWDEGSLAVLDRELREYYTALLDDRSPRLPDLAIQYADYANWLRDNGIAESQLGYWAEHLRGVPDRPALVPDHPRPVEPAQRCGYHRFAFDADLAQAVREFARDADATPFMVLLAGLVLAVHRTGGADDLVVGTPVSVRERPELDALIGYFITLVPLRFRIEHDVTLREVLEHVRGVALDGYRHQDVPLEDITGRVLGERSGDRNPLFQLVFEMHTADPSPEPFGPAAVERRLHVNELSRFDLSWSVEDDGTGFTGRIEYDTDLFDAATLAALGARWRTAVADLVTDPDVPLHEDVTPAGLDVPVHELFEHQATRTPDAVALISGDAALTYAELNARANRVARRLRTHGVTEGDVVAVLIDRDADLVVALLGVLKAGAGYTLLDPELPEARRADAVKAVDARLVVDREFVASADGPDDDLGLPVSADAVACVMFTSGSTGRPKGVAASHRALAGTYLEQDYALFAPGEVWLQCSPVSWDAFGLEVYGPLLFGGTCVLHPGQRPDPETMTALVARHGVTQLQLSASLFNFLVDEFPAVFAGLRVVFTGGERASVPHVARLAGRYPHVRIVNGYGPVESMGFTTCHVVGPADLAAPALPIGVPVAHKDIRVLDDHFRPSAAGELYATGAGLALGYAGQPGLTADRFLPDPLGPPGSRMYRTGDVGGRTPDGTLTITGRADDQVKIRGFRVEPGEVAAALAHHPGVRDSAVVAHDGRLAAYVVARDTPPGYQDVCDHLATLLPDYMIPESVTVLDALPLTPNGKIDRAALPAPAPVASEAPAEPAVTAAEQLVAAVWAEVLGLDAVGVDDSFFRLGGNSLAAVRVALRLSAETGTRVAPRLVFAARTVRALAQRLEVRA